TCGTACCGAAGAGGGGGTAGCTCTGCGTTGCATAAGTCCCATGGCCTCTGCGAATACATTGAGAGCATGGTGATTCGAGACTTTCTCGATCAGTGAGTCCAGCATCTTCTGTGACTCCGCTGACTCCACTTTGGACTTCAGAGCTTTGAGCTTCTCGATCGCTTGCGGTGCTGAGGCCCCAGCCGCGAGAGTCATGATCTGCTCGAGCTCAGGACCGAGAACTGCCTGATCAGAAAGCTGGCCAAGGGATTTCGTGAGCTTGTCTTTGAGAGATTTTGCATCCGCGAAACGATTTGCTAAACGCGTCGCGTCTTGGGCTAGCTCAGCATCATCTGCCAGATTCCATGCGATGAGTCCGAGCTGCTCTAGGAAACGCGATGCATGGTCGCGAGCATGCTCTTCGGCCAAGCCCGGCAGATCGCCGAGTTCAAGCATTACTTCAAGATCGGGAGCGACATGTTCCTTGAACGCGACAAATAGGTCGTGCAGTTCGCGTCGCACCGACTTTGTATCAGACGACGTGGTTTCCGAAGACTTCAGGATCTCTGAGCGACGTGAATCCAGCTGGTCTATTTCTGACTCAACCCTTCGAGCCAGCGGGCGATAGACAGTCTCCAGTACGTCGTCGATGAACCCTGCATCAAAAGGTGCAGACCTAATCATGTCTACGAGGGCAACCGCATCGGTCACCCGCCTACTCTCTAGCGCATGGGACGCCAATGCTGCGGGCTCCGCGAGCAGCCGCCTAGGTACTCCAGAGAGTTCTGCTGACACGAATGTATGTGTGAGCCGACTATCTTCCAGTCTGCGGGCTCGTTCTCGTTGTTGCTGGAGAAAGTCCTCCGACGCCAGACACAGAGCCCATCTCTCGAAGCCTCGCCGCCAAGAGGCTGCCGCCGCCTCAATCTCACCCTGCACGGCGAGCCGGTGTGCGTCAGCACAGAGAAGCACAGCGATGTTGTGATTCCGTATCGCCACCGACTCTGCCGTGGCAATACGTTCGTATGCATCATTAGTCAGCATGGTCTGGTCGAATGCCAGAGACCGCATCTTGGCGGCACTTCCCCAGGAGTCGATCTCTTGTTGATTGAGAGTGACCCAGTGCATGGCTGCGTGGAAACGAGACTCCGGATCCTTCAGACGCTCTTGAGCGCCTTCAATAGCACGTATCTGATCCGCAGTGTCCGAGGAGGATGCACCCAGCCGACGCTCCATAAGCGCCCGTTGAGCAGCTTGCTGAATCTCAACCCCGGCCGCATCAGCCGAGAGACCAAGTACACAAAACGGGTTGGCGTACCCCTCGGTACTGGCTTGTGCCCGACTCGTGTGTCGGTGGCTGGTCATTTTCTGTCTCCATCACAGTTCCAACAGCTTCGGCCAACCAGCAAGTCATGCTTGACCTGCCACTCAATCTAATCCGTAACTCGCGATTATGTTTAAGAAACGGTTCTGATTGAGGGGGGTATTTATGACGAGCCTTCGTCGAGAGGGCGAGGAGCAAAGACGCGATCGATCTGGCAGAGATCCTCACTCAAGTCCCGACTGAGACTTGGGGAATAGCGTGAGGTGTTATGTTGGCGGCGGGCAAGCATCAAGGTGATCAAGGATGACTCGTTGATAGTGGATTCTGCGCACTTGATGATGGAGTCGGCGCCGCTGTAAGTCTAGTTAATGCAGTAGGATAGCGTTCTGGGTCCTCCGTGGACTTTTAGCCCGCCCCAGCCCCTCCGGGAACACCCTCAAAGTTAGTGTGTGTCGTACAAGTTGCGACGCGATCGCAATAAGGGCGGTGCGGCGTACAAATAAAATCGGGGGTTGTGGGGGCATCGGCAGGGGTGGCGGGCTTTGCCGGTGGGCCGGAGGACCCGGCCGGGTCGATCGAACAACCGAGGATCGTGGGGGTTCGCTGGGCGGTGACGTAGCTGTTGAGCTGTCGGAGGACCCGGGCAAGTTTCAATGAGACTATGCAAGGTGCGGGGTTTGATCGGGTAGACTGTGACTTGCGGGTGGCTGCCGACGGGCGGCCCGATGCGGACCCGGGGTCGGCTGTCCTCCAGCGGCCGACCCCGGGCACCGGCCCGCTTTTCTGGAGGTTCCTGGCATGGATGCAACGGTTGGTTTGACACGGGCTGAGGTTCGGGAGATCGGGCTGGCGGTGTTCGCTGCGATCGAGCAAACCCGGCACCTGGGCAACACGGTTAAGTGGATCACGGAGACCGACCCCCGACCCGAGGTGGACCCAGCCCCCGAGATCGGGGCGTGGTTGGCTGCGGTCGATCGTGTCAAGACGGCGACGATGGACGGGGGGCTGGACGCGATGGGTTCATCTATAGGGGGTGTTGATGGTAAGAGGGTGCTGGATGGCGTGGGGGTGTCGGGGGCACCTACGGCGATTGAGGACGCGGTGGTGACGCTGTGGGGAATACGGTCTATGGTCTGTTTCGCGCGAGACCTGCCCCCCGAGGACTTGCCCCCCGAAAAGGATTGGCCGAACGCTGTGCCGACCCCCGATCCCCACGACCCGAGGGGCTGGGATCGCTTGGCTAAGTGGGTTGATTGGGAGGCCAACCACAATCACCTATGGCGACTGCGAGCCGATATCCGGCGTGAGTTGCTGGTGCTGGAGGGGCGCGCGGGTGGATCGTCACACCAGGCGACCAAGACCCCGGCCGACGGTCCGGTGTCGGAACCGCGTGCGGCGGAGATGAAGCCAAGTAGAGCGAAGGCGTGGACGGTGTGGACCGAGTTGAGAGATGTGGGCGGCGATACGTGGGCAAATCTGGATCATTCGGAGCAGGTGAGGGTGGCGCACGCGCACTACGAAACAAAGTATGGCGAGATCAACCCGGATACCTTCGCAAAGTACGTGAGGGAGGCTCGATTACAGGCCGAAGGGCCGAGGACCGCACCCGGGCGGGGGCGTGCTGTTGATTCAAGGTCTGTCGTGCTGGCCGATGAGGTCTAAGACCCGCGCGGACCGGCGCGGACCGAATAGCGGACCGTCTGAAAAATAATCCGGGGCGATCACCTGCGATCAGACGCAACGGGGGGCGATTGACGTGCGCAGACGCGGACCCCGAAGCGGTCCGCGCGGTCCGTGCTGTGGTTCATAGCGGGCGTGCGTCGGCACGCGGCCGACGGCGACCCGCTGAAGGATCACACGATGACGGACCTGAAGTTGATTGACGCTGAGGAAGCGGCGGTGCGGCTGCGAATCGGCCGACGGACCCTGTGGAGTTTGACGAATAGGAACGCGATCCCGCACACCCGGATCGGCAGGGTGGTGAGATACGACCCGCGGAAGTTGGATAAGTGGCTGGACGCTGGCGCGCCAACGGAACCGGGTGCGGCTGAGCGGTTGCGGGAGAAGGCGGTGCGCCGATGACCCGACCCAAGCAATCATCGACTCACCTGGAGGGGGGCGGTGCTGCTGGGGCCGGTGAACCGGACCGATTGTGGCAACGGTTGATGGAACTGCCGAAGGTGCGAGCCGAAGGCGACGGGTTCAAGGCGTGCTGTCCTGCCCACGACGACAACAACCCGTC
This Phycisphaeraceae bacterium DNA region includes the following protein-coding sequences:
- a CDS encoding helix-turn-helix domain-containing protein, with the protein product MTDLKLIDAEEAAVRLRIGRRTLWSLTNRNAIPHTRIGRVVRYDPRKLDKWLDAGAPTEPGAAERLREKAVRR